A genome region from Haloactinospora alba includes the following:
- a CDS encoding site-specific integrase, protein MGLRKSELLGMVRDGVDLNNADLDVTWQLRRVHQGLLHDQSLKTEESEDGLPMPGLCVRVLRERIDRQDEERRASGAEWVNWRGRNLVFTTRIGTPIDPRNFNRYFHDRCRKAGVPVIRVHEARHTCASLLAALNVHPRVAQAILRHSRISTTMEVYTEVTSEQSRDALRQLGESLSDSGDESLDPEDGTSSE, encoded by the coding sequence ATGGGGCTGCGCAAGAGTGAACTACTTGGGATGGTCCGTGACGGGGTTGACCTCAACAACGCTGACCTGGACGTGACATGGCAGTTGCGCAGGGTCCACCAAGGACTCCTGCATGACCAGTCGCTCAAGACCGAGGAATCGGAAGACGGGCTTCCCATGCCAGGGCTGTGTGTCCGTGTACTGCGTGAACGGATCGATCGCCAGGACGAGGAACGCCGGGCGTCCGGAGCGGAGTGGGTCAACTGGCGAGGACGGAACCTGGTATTCACCACACGCATCGGCACCCCGATCGACCCACGCAACTTCAACCGATACTTCCATGACCGGTGCCGCAAGGCTGGGGTGCCCGTGATCCGGGTCCACGAAGCGCGTCACACGTGCGCTTCCTTGCTGGCCGCCCTGAACGTGCATCCGCGTGTGGCTCAAGCGATCCTGCGCCATAGCCGCATCTCGACCACGATGGAGGTCTACACCGAGGTGACGTCAGAGCAGTCTCGAGACGCGCTACGACAGCTCGGGGAGAGCCTCAGCGATTCCGGAGACGAATCCCTGGATCCCGAGGACGGGACTTCGTCGGAGTGA
- a CDS encoding plasmid replication, integration and excision activator, which produces MAIQGALPVEFGTVFPHGAYALGVEAITDFETKRQQTDKTSGLPLWAVEVIDADPEARGKAKSVKVKVAAEVCPTLPDEVPGLPFRPAEFEQMSVMPYVDESGRRPRVAYSLRARGVKAPNASGRKAASANAGAAKDAA; this is translated from the coding sequence ATGGCTATTCAGGGTGCGTTGCCGGTGGAGTTCGGAACGGTGTTCCCGCACGGGGCCTACGCCCTGGGGGTGGAAGCGATCACCGACTTTGAGACCAAGCGCCAACAGACCGACAAGACCTCGGGGCTGCCGCTGTGGGCGGTGGAGGTCATCGACGCCGACCCGGAAGCCCGGGGCAAGGCCAAAAGCGTGAAAGTCAAGGTCGCCGCTGAGGTGTGCCCGACCCTGCCGGACGAGGTTCCGGGGTTGCCGTTCCGCCCGGCCGAGTTCGAACAGATGTCGGTGATGCCCTATGTGGACGAGTCGGGCCGGCGCCCTCGGGTGGCCTACTCGCTGCGGGCACGCGGAGTGAAAGCCCCCAACGCCTCGGGGCGCAAGGCTGCCTCAGCCAACGCGGGCGCTGCCAAGGACGCCGCCTGA
- a CDS encoding FMN-binding negative transcriptional regulator, translating into MLVHPWDATLDEDEWQSWIAEGHDFGQLAVNGSPGQPPVVVPTHFTCDGGHLLVHLARPNPVWEAIERDPNVAFTVVGDYAFIPGSWRAKAGTPPSEGVPTSYYTTVQFTCRASVVDDPDAKAELLRRQMAHFQPDGDHAPIAADQPPYGRMLSGIRGLDLQVTNVAAKFKYDDQKPVEHRAAVAEALTERGQGLDLPAARQQRRRLDRIGSWKP; encoded by the coding sequence ATGTTGGTGCATCCCTGGGACGCGACCCTGGACGAGGACGAGTGGCAGAGCTGGATCGCCGAGGGCCACGACTTCGGGCAACTGGCTGTCAACGGCTCACCGGGCCAGCCGCCCGTCGTCGTCCCGACCCACTTCACCTGCGACGGTGGTCACCTGCTCGTTCATCTCGCCCGGCCCAATCCGGTGTGGGAGGCGATCGAGCGCGACCCGAACGTCGCCTTCACCGTCGTCGGCGACTACGCCTTCATCCCCGGTTCCTGGCGGGCCAAGGCCGGCACCCCGCCCTCTGAGGGGGTGCCCACCAGTTACTACACCACGGTCCAGTTCACCTGCCGGGCCAGTGTCGTCGACGACCCCGACGCCAAGGCCGAGCTGCTGCGCCGCCAGATGGCCCACTTCCAGCCCGACGGCGACCACGCTCCCATCGCCGCCGACCAGCCGCCCTACGGCCGGATGCTCTCCGGTATCCGCGGCCTGGACCTGCAGGTCACCAATGTGGCGGCCAAGTTCAAGTACGACGACCAGAAACCCGTCGAGCACCGCGCCGCCGTCGCCGAGGCGCTCACCGAACGCGGCCAGGGACTCGACCTACCCGCCGCACGCCAGCAGCGCCGCCGCCTGGACCGCATCGGGTCCTGGAAGCCCTGA
- a CDS encoding DUF5919 domain-containing protein produces MPNERLRAALLERGLTPADLAEDVGVDTKSVERWISLERTPYRRHRYAVAARLAMDETYLWPKALSREQSAAASEGEILAVHPHRWTVPRDTWKRLFESAQHEINILVYSGFFLAEDGSMRELFAEKARSGVRIRFLLGNPDSSAVAERGADEGIDDAMAAKIRNVIVLYESLSAMEGIEFRLHDTVLYNSIYRADEQMLVNTHVYGNPAASAPVLHLRKISGGSMVNTYLESFERVWNQAQPLR; encoded by the coding sequence ATGCCAAACGAGAGGTTGCGCGCCGCGCTACTTGAACGCGGACTGACGCCCGCTGATCTCGCCGAAGACGTCGGCGTGGACACGAAGAGTGTCGAGCGGTGGATCAGTCTTGAGCGCACCCCGTACCGACGGCATCGCTATGCTGTCGCTGCCCGGCTCGCCATGGACGAGACGTATCTCTGGCCCAAGGCCCTCAGCCGCGAGCAGAGCGCGGCGGCATCCGAAGGTGAGATTCTGGCCGTCCATCCCCACCGGTGGACCGTTCCCCGCGACACATGGAAGCGCCTGTTCGAATCCGCCCAGCACGAGATCAACATTCTCGTCTACAGCGGCTTTTTCCTCGCTGAAGACGGCAGCATGCGCGAGCTGTTCGCCGAGAAGGCGCGGTCAGGTGTACGGATCCGTTTCCTCTTGGGGAACCCGGACAGCAGCGCGGTCGCCGAGCGGGGAGCGGATGAGGGTATTGATGACGCGATGGCGGCCAAGATCCGCAACGTGATCGTGTTGTACGAGTCTCTCAGCGCCATGGAAGGAATCGAGTTCCGGTTGCACGACACCGTGCTGTACAACTCGATTTACCGTGCTGACGAACAGATGCTCGTGAACACCCACGTCTACGGAAACCCCGCTGCCAGCGCCCCGGTACTCCACCTGCGCAAGATCTCGGGGGGAAGCATGGTCAACACCTACCTTGAAAGTTTCGAACGTGTCTGGAACCAGGCACAACCGCTGCGTTAA
- a CDS encoding HD domain-containing protein has protein sequence MEQVLWARELAQHLLEEPLPRRWAHTQGVAEQAESLACVLGADADLVTASAWLHDIGYAPDLAVTGFHPLDGARYLRGGERADERVCALVAHHSGALVEAEERGLLDELTSEFALPRPDLLKALTYCDMTTGPDGKHLPVEQRLSEILERYEPEDLVHRAITRSKPDLLGAVRSVETRIATGT, from the coding sequence GTGGAACAGGTTCTATGGGCGCGTGAACTCGCACAACACCTCCTCGAAGAGCCATTGCCGCGCCGCTGGGCACATACGCAAGGCGTAGCCGAACAGGCGGAGTCGTTGGCCTGTGTCCTCGGGGCTGATGCTGACCTGGTGACGGCATCAGCCTGGCTCCACGACATTGGTTATGCCCCTGACTTGGCCGTCACCGGATTCCACCCGTTGGACGGTGCACGCTACCTGCGCGGGGGTGAACGCGCTGACGAACGTGTGTGCGCCCTGGTGGCCCATCACTCTGGCGCGCTGGTGGAGGCAGAGGAACGCGGCCTGCTCGACGAACTCACCAGTGAATTCGCGCTTCCCCGCCCTGACCTGTTGAAAGCGCTGACCTACTGCGACATGACAACCGGTCCGGACGGGAAGCATCTGCCGGTTGAACAGCGCCTCTCCGAGATCCTGGAGCGCTACGAGCCAGAGGATCTGGTCCACCGAGCCATCACACGGTCGAAACCGGATCTGCTCGGGGCGGTGCGCTCGGTGGAAACGCGTATAGCAACCGGGACGTGA
- the aztB gene encoding zinc ABC transporter permease AztB: MDWLFAPFEVSFVARALVAGVLVSGICALAGTWVVLRGMAFLGDAMAHGMLPGVALASLLGGSLFLGAALSAAAMALGVSALTRSPRMSQDTSIGLLFVGMLSSGVIIVSHSQSFAVDLTALLFGDVLAVRPRDLLVLAAALAAAVAVSLAGHRAFVALCFDSRKALTLGLRPRLAHAAMFGLVTLAIVASFRVVGTLLVFGLLIAPAAAMVLWARRIPVIMLGAAVLGSVSTLAGLLVSWHTGTAAGATITAIAVLLFFLSAGAAYLRGRRPPAEAAAADEHPGKELEYTR; the protein is encoded by the coding sequence ATGGATTGGCTGTTCGCCCCGTTCGAGGTCTCCTTCGTCGCGCGGGCACTGGTGGCAGGTGTGCTGGTGTCGGGTATCTGCGCCCTGGCCGGCACCTGGGTGGTGCTGCGCGGCATGGCGTTCCTCGGCGACGCGATGGCGCACGGGATGCTGCCCGGCGTCGCCCTCGCCTCGCTGCTCGGGGGGAGTCTGTTCCTGGGGGCGGCCCTGAGCGCTGCCGCTATGGCGCTCGGGGTGAGCGCCCTGACGCGATCGCCGCGCATGTCCCAGGACACGAGCATCGGGCTGCTCTTCGTCGGAATGCTGTCGTCGGGCGTGATCATCGTCTCGCACTCGCAGTCGTTCGCCGTGGACCTGACCGCGCTGCTGTTCGGGGACGTACTCGCGGTGCGCCCGCGGGACCTGCTCGTGCTGGCGGCCGCGCTCGCCGCGGCCGTGGCGGTCTCCCTGGCGGGACACCGCGCTTTCGTGGCGCTGTGCTTCGACTCCCGTAAGGCCCTGACCCTCGGCCTGCGGCCCCGTCTCGCCCACGCCGCGATGTTCGGGCTGGTGACCCTGGCCATCGTCGCCTCCTTCCGCGTGGTGGGCACGCTGCTGGTCTTCGGGCTGCTGATCGCCCCCGCGGCGGCGATGGTGCTGTGGGCCCGGCGGATCCCGGTGATCATGCTGGGCGCCGCGGTGCTGGGCTCCGTGTCGACGCTCGCGGGACTGCTCGTGTCGTGGCACACGGGAACCGCGGCCGGAGCCACGATCACGGCGATCGCGGTCCTCCTCTTCTTCCTCTCCGCGGGGGCGGCGTACCTGCGGGGCCGCCGCCCGCCGGCCGAAGCGGCCGCCGCGGACGAACACCCCGGAAAGGAGCTCGAGTACACGCGATGA
- a CDS encoding GntR family transcriptional regulator, which yields MSPRATPWRTYTRIADTLRERISSGALTPGAALPSEAALGDEFGVARTTVRRALATLEAEQLIRSVPGTGRIVCTPGEQGERALPQQQPQYRRIAAELHDQISSGVLPAGAALPSESALVQEYKVSRGTARQALSELEGSGVIVSLPGKGRFVRDAGTAGH from the coding sequence GTGAGTCCACGCGCGACCCCGTGGCGGACCTACACGCGGATCGCTGACACGCTGCGGGAACGTATCTCCAGCGGTGCGCTCACTCCGGGGGCGGCACTGCCCTCGGAGGCCGCGTTGGGCGACGAGTTCGGGGTAGCCCGCACCACGGTGCGGCGTGCGCTGGCCACGCTGGAAGCAGAGCAACTGATCCGGTCCGTTCCGGGAACCGGTCGGATCGTATGCACACCGGGAGAACAGGGCGAACGTGCCCTGCCCCAACAACAGCCTCAGTACCGCAGGATCGCTGCGGAGCTGCATGACCAGATCTCCAGTGGTGTCCTCCCCGCCGGGGCCGCCCTTCCCAGCGAGTCCGCCCTAGTCCAGGAATACAAGGTTTCACGAGGGACAGCGCGCCAAGCCTTGTCCGAACTGGAGGGATCGGGCGTAATCGTCTCCTTGCCGGGCAAGGGACGCTTCGTCCGGGATGCGGGAACAGCGGGGCATTAG
- the aztD gene encoding zinc metallochaperone AztD, which translates to MGHRNTPRPAGRHAALPVLLAAGLAVSACGGQGGTTAEEVTDALVATYDGGILVIDGETLEVAEDIPLDGFNRINPAGDGEHVLVSTSSGFRVLDAAGAELSGDEFEAPEPGHVVHHAGRTVLFSDGTGEITVFDPDDLGDGLPDAETHSTEHAHHGVAVELENGELVTTLGDEEERPGIQVRDADGAELARAENCPGVHGEAAARDEAVAVGCEDGMLVYRNGEITKIDSPDDYGRIGNQVGDEESPLVLGDYKTDPDAELERPEEVSVVDTGNGDLELVDLGTSYSFRSLGRGPDGEGLVLGTDGALHVIDMEAAEVADSFPVIDEWKEPVEWQEARPTLFVRGGTAYVTDPRENTLRAVDTSSGEVRAKSELPEAPNEFTGLKTG; encoded by the coding sequence ATGGGACACAGGAACACGCCCCGGCCCGCGGGCAGGCACGCGGCCCTGCCGGTGCTGCTCGCCGCGGGACTGGCGGTGAGCGCGTGCGGAGGCCAGGGCGGGACCACCGCCGAGGAGGTCACCGATGCCCTCGTCGCCACCTACGACGGCGGGATCCTCGTGATCGACGGCGAGACCCTGGAAGTCGCCGAGGACATACCACTGGACGGGTTCAACCGGATCAACCCGGCCGGCGACGGCGAGCACGTGCTGGTGTCGACCTCCTCGGGTTTCAGGGTCCTCGACGCCGCGGGCGCCGAGCTCAGCGGCGACGAGTTCGAGGCACCCGAACCCGGGCACGTCGTGCACCACGCGGGAAGGACGGTCCTCTTCTCCGACGGGACGGGGGAGATCACCGTCTTCGACCCCGACGACCTCGGCGACGGGCTGCCCGATGCCGAGACGCACAGCACCGAGCACGCCCACCACGGTGTCGCCGTGGAACTGGAGAACGGCGAACTGGTGACGACCCTCGGTGACGAGGAGGAACGGCCCGGGATCCAGGTGCGCGACGCCGACGGTGCGGAGCTCGCCCGCGCGGAGAACTGCCCCGGTGTGCACGGGGAGGCCGCAGCGCGGGACGAGGCCGTGGCCGTCGGGTGCGAGGACGGGATGCTCGTCTACCGGAACGGAGAGATCACCAAGATTGACAGCCCCGACGACTACGGCCGTATCGGCAACCAGGTCGGCGACGAGGAGTCGCCCCTCGTGCTCGGCGACTACAAGACCGACCCCGACGCGGAACTGGAGCGTCCCGAGGAGGTGTCCGTCGTCGACACCGGGAACGGGGATCTCGAACTGGTGGACCTGGGCACCAGCTACAGCTTCCGCTCCCTGGGACGCGGCCCCGACGGAGAGGGGCTGGTCCTGGGCACGGACGGGGCGCTGCACGTGATCGACATGGAGGCCGCCGAGGTCGCGGACTCCTTCCCGGTCATCGACGAGTGGAAGGAGCCCGTCGAGTGGCAGGAGGCCCGCCCCACCCTCTTCGTGCGCGGCGGCACGGCCTACGTCACCGACCCCCGGGAGAACACGCTCCGCGCCGTTGACACCTCCTCGGGCGAGGTGCGGGCGAAGAGCGAGCTTCCCGAGGCGCCCAACGAGTTCACCGGGCTCAAAACCGGCTGA
- a CDS encoding helix-turn-helix domain-containing protein yields the protein MVETAAALRAIASNVRAARIRAGLSLDELTRRAQVSKGALVALEKAEGNPNLATLVRLADTLGVSVSALTQETSEDRVRVVAADTVAPLWTGEQGSQARLMLTTSGTAPTEVWRWQLEPGEEYPSHPHQAGVVETVSVTSGRMTLVVDGTEHAVETGQTAVFDGDTTHTYRGAGTGTCHLIMTVHLPPGPASAT from the coding sequence ATGGTTGAGACGGCGGCGGCTCTCCGGGCAATCGCCTCCAACGTCCGGGCGGCCCGCATCCGTGCGGGCCTGTCCCTGGATGAACTCACCCGGCGTGCACAGGTCAGCAAGGGGGCTCTGGTCGCGCTCGAGAAAGCCGAGGGCAACCCCAACCTGGCCACCCTGGTCCGGCTCGCCGACACCCTCGGCGTGTCGGTGTCCGCCCTGACACAGGAAACATCCGAAGACCGCGTCCGCGTCGTGGCCGCCGACACCGTCGCGCCGCTGTGGACCGGGGAACAGGGCAGCCAGGCACGCCTCATGCTGACAACCTCAGGGACCGCCCCCACCGAAGTCTGGCGCTGGCAGCTGGAGCCGGGCGAGGAGTATCCCAGCCACCCCCACCAGGCCGGAGTCGTGGAAACCGTCAGTGTCACCTCCGGCCGGATGACCCTGGTCGTCGACGGCACCGAACACGCCGTCGAGACCGGGCAGACCGCCGTGTTCGACGGCGACACCACACATACCTACCGCGGAGCGGGCACCGGCACCTGCCACCTGATCATGACCGTCCACCTGCCGCCCGGACCCGCTTCCGCGACCTGA
- a CDS encoding XRE family transcriptional regulator translates to MNEALRRALAHSQLTDTDVAAQVGVDPKTVRRWISGQKPHPRHRWAVADLVGVPENELWPEHRNPQEQAATTTEVRRIYPHRWAVPHEEWWRLFESAQHEISILVYSGLFLADDPGIRALLERKARSGVSVRILLGNPDSPHVQQRGVEEDIGEAMPAKIRNALVLYQPLLKTDGVELRLHDTVLYSSIYRADDELFVNQHIYGVPASTAPVLHIDDQVNHAMAATYLDSFERVWETAEIYYHS, encoded by the coding sequence GTGAACGAGGCTTTGCGCCGCGCTCTGGCCCACTCGCAGCTCACAGACACCGATGTCGCCGCACAGGTGGGCGTGGACCCTAAGACCGTCCGCCGGTGGATCTCCGGACAGAAACCACACCCGCGCCATCGCTGGGCAGTAGCCGACCTTGTCGGCGTCCCGGAAAACGAACTCTGGCCAGAGCACAGGAATCCTCAGGAACAGGCAGCCACCACCACAGAAGTTCGCCGGATCTATCCACACCGGTGGGCCGTCCCACACGAAGAATGGTGGAGACTCTTCGAGTCCGCCCAGCACGAGATCAGCATCCTCGTCTACAGCGGCCTGTTCCTTGCCGACGATCCCGGAATACGCGCTCTTCTCGAACGCAAGGCCCGCTCGGGTGTATCGGTACGCATCCTGTTGGGGAACCCCGACAGCCCCCACGTACAACAACGCGGCGTGGAAGAGGACATCGGCGAGGCGATGCCCGCCAAGATCCGCAACGCGCTCGTCCTCTACCAGCCGCTCCTCAAAACAGACGGTGTCGAGCTGCGCCTACACGACACCGTTCTCTACAGCTCCATCTACCGCGCAGACGACGAACTGTTCGTCAACCAGCACATCTATGGAGTACCAGCATCAACAGCTCCAGTGCTGCATATCGATGACCAGGTAAATCACGCGATGGCAGCGACTTACCTAGACAGCTTCGAGCGCGTATGGGAAACAGCAGAAATTTATTATCATAGTTGA
- a CDS encoding EamA family transporter, producing MIALLLALGSSLAYGCADFLGGLGARRAHVLRTVMIAAPASCAVELLLWPLLGASFSTATVVWGAASGVASAAAFALLYLTLAVGPMNVLSPVTALVSAALPVGVGLLQGEHLAAAGMVGLPLALAAVVLVSAGPGTGAARPSRTALLLAFGAGAAIAGQLVFLHQAPADSGVAPLIIGRAVSSAITLAAAGLMRRRLGPERPAYAISATAGALDSIANLLFLLAARSGNLSVVAVIVALYPAGTVLLACGVTAERIHRGQLVGLGTAAVAVSLLAVT from the coding sequence GTGATCGCTCTGCTGCTGGCTCTCGGCAGCTCGCTCGCGTACGGGTGTGCCGACTTCCTCGGCGGCCTCGGCGCCCGCCGGGCACACGTGCTGCGGACCGTGATGATCGCGGCCCCGGCCAGTTGCGCCGTCGAACTGTTGCTGTGGCCGCTGCTCGGCGCCTCGTTCAGCACCGCGACCGTGGTCTGGGGCGCCGCCTCGGGGGTGGCCTCGGCCGCCGCGTTCGCCCTGCTCTACCTCACCCTGGCGGTCGGTCCGATGAACGTGCTCTCCCCGGTGACCGCGCTGGTCTCCGCCGCGCTGCCCGTCGGTGTGGGGCTGCTGCAGGGCGAGCACCTGGCTGCCGCCGGAATGGTGGGGCTCCCGCTCGCGCTGGCGGCGGTGGTGCTGGTCAGCGCCGGTCCCGGCACGGGCGCGGCGCGGCCCTCACGGACCGCGCTGCTACTGGCGTTCGGCGCGGGCGCCGCCATCGCCGGCCAGCTGGTCTTCCTGCACCAAGCGCCGGCCGACAGCGGAGTGGCTCCGCTGATCATCGGCCGAGCGGTCTCCTCGGCGATCACCCTGGCCGCGGCGGGACTGATGCGGCGCAGGCTCGGTCCCGAGCGGCCCGCGTACGCGATCTCGGCGACCGCGGGGGCACTGGACTCCATAGCGAACCTGCTGTTCCTGCTCGCCGCCCGCAGTGGCAACCTCAGTGTCGTCGCCGTGATCGTCGCCCTCTACCCCGCCGGTACGGTCCTGCTCGCCTGTGGCGTGACCGCCGAACGTATCCACCGCGGCCAGCTCGTGGGCTTGGGCACCGCCGCCGTGGCGGTGAGCCTGCTCGCCGTGACCTAG
- a CDS encoding NUDIX hydrolase, which yields MGRRIDYYNDPQAPAANSLVPSVNVIVANDRDEVLLIRRTDNENWAVPGGAIDLGESVPEAAVRETREESGITCEITGVSGIYSDPRHIILYTSDGEARQEFSMVLTARPVSGELSTSDESREVRWVPKPELTKYSMDRSMRMRIEHFVENRTTPYIG from the coding sequence ATGGGTAGGCGGATCGACTACTACAACGACCCCCAGGCGCCCGCAGCCAACAGCCTTGTCCCGTCCGTGAACGTGATCGTGGCCAACGACCGCGACGAGGTTCTTCTGATCCGGCGTACCGACAACGAGAATTGGGCTGTTCCCGGAGGCGCGATCGATCTCGGCGAGTCGGTCCCCGAGGCAGCGGTACGGGAGACACGGGAAGAGAGCGGCATCACCTGCGAAATCACCGGTGTTTCCGGGATCTACAGCGACCCGCGACACATCATTCTGTACACCAGCGACGGGGAGGCCAGACAGGAATTCTCCATGGTTCTCACCGCCCGACCGGTGTCGGGAGAGCTGTCCACCAGTGACGAATCGCGGGAAGTCCGTTGGGTCCCCAAACCCGAGCTGACGAAATACAGCATGGACCGCTCTATGCGAATGCGTATCGAGCACTTCGTGGAGAACCGCACCACCCCCTACATCGGGTGA
- the aztA gene encoding zinc ABC transporter ATP-binding protein AztA encodes MTCPTPAAVRLRGLRAAYGGTTVLTEVTADVPAHRVTALVGPNGSGKSTLLGVIAGIHTPMAGTVQRTHAERPALVVQRSAVPDTLPVTVRDTVAMGRWARLGTWRRPTAADRAVTDECLERLGITDLAPRPLGSLSGGQRQRALIAQGLAQRSDLLLLDEPAAGLDADADAMITALLDEVSANGTTVVHATHDAQAALRADHRIRIEHGRIAAAEPSRHLSRPRVPVPGSRTP; translated from the coding sequence ATGACCTGCCCCACACCGGCCGCTGTCCGACTCCGCGGGCTCCGCGCCGCCTACGGAGGCACCACCGTGCTGACGGAGGTCACCGCGGATGTCCCGGCCCACCGCGTCACCGCGCTCGTCGGGCCGAACGGCTCGGGAAAGTCGACCCTGCTGGGTGTCATCGCGGGAATCCACACCCCCATGGCCGGCACCGTGCAGCGCACCCACGCCGAGCGGCCCGCCCTGGTGGTCCAACGCAGCGCCGTTCCCGACACGCTCCCGGTCACCGTGCGCGACACGGTGGCCATGGGGCGCTGGGCCCGCCTCGGCACCTGGAGGCGCCCCACAGCCGCGGACCGGGCCGTCACCGACGAGTGCCTGGAGCGCCTCGGTATCACCGACCTGGCGCCACGCCCGCTGGGGTCGCTCTCCGGGGGGCAGCGCCAGCGCGCACTGATCGCGCAGGGACTCGCGCAGCGATCCGACCTCCTGCTGCTGGACGAGCCCGCAGCGGGACTGGACGCGGACGCGGACGCCATGATCACGGCCCTGCTCGACGAGGTGAGCGCGAACGGCACCACGGTCGTCCACGCGACGCACGACGCGCAGGCGGCACTGCGCGCCGACCACCGCATCCGGATCGAGCACGGGAGGATCGCGGCCGCCGAGCCCTCTCGACACCTCTCCCGACCCCGGGTGCCGGTTCCCGGGAGCCGAACCCCCTGA
- the aztC gene encoding zinc ABC transporter substrate-binding protein AztC, with amino-acid sequence MPPTHSSARAATALLATACVTAPAALTGCAALGGDRSGIVVTTNILGDVTRTIVGDEAEVTVLMKPNADPHSFGISAQQAAGLEEAELLVYNGLGLEEEVLNNVTAAGEAGTPTLAVGESVDPIDYGEGGSEGEPDPHFWTDPLRMADAVDHIADAVVERVDGVSGERVRANAGEYRSRVEELHEETAERFSEIPPERRDLVTNHHVFGYLAQRYDFEVIGAVVPSGTTLASPSSSDLKSLSEAVEEAGVPAVFADSSQPDRLAEAMAEEAGIEVEVITLFSESLTEEGGGGATYLEMTRSNVDSIAAGLTDD; translated from the coding sequence ATGCCCCCCACACACTCGAGCGCACGCGCCGCGACCGCTCTGTTGGCCACCGCCTGCGTGACCGCGCCCGCCGCGCTGACCGGGTGCGCCGCCCTCGGCGGCGACCGTTCCGGGATCGTCGTCACCACCAACATCCTCGGCGACGTCACCCGCACCATCGTCGGTGACGAGGCCGAGGTCACCGTGCTCATGAAACCCAACGCCGACCCCCACTCCTTCGGGATCTCGGCCCAGCAGGCAGCCGGTCTGGAGGAGGCCGAGCTCCTCGTCTACAACGGGCTCGGCCTCGAGGAGGAGGTCCTGAACAACGTGACCGCCGCGGGAGAGGCCGGCACGCCGACCCTCGCGGTGGGGGAGAGCGTCGACCCCATCGACTACGGGGAGGGCGGTTCCGAGGGGGAGCCCGACCCCCACTTCTGGACCGACCCGCTGCGCATGGCCGACGCGGTCGACCACATCGCCGACGCCGTCGTCGAACGGGTCGACGGCGTGTCCGGGGAACGCGTCCGCGCCAACGCCGGGGAGTACCGCTCCCGGGTCGAGGAACTGCACGAGGAGACCGCCGAACGCTTCTCCGAGATCCCCCCGGAACGCCGCGACCTCGTCACCAACCACCACGTGTTCGGCTACCTCGCCCAGCGTTACGACTTCGAGGTCATCGGAGCGGTGGTGCCCAGCGGGACCACCCTGGCCTCACCGAGCAGCTCGGACCTGAAGTCGCTGTCCGAGGCCGTCGAGGAGGCCGGGGTTCCCGCCGTCTTCGCCGACTCCTCCCAACCGGACCGCCTCGCCGAGGCCATGGCCGAGGAGGCCGGCATCGAGGTCGAGGTGATCACGCTGTTCTCCGAGTCCCTCACCGAGGAGGGCGGGGGAGGAGCGACCTACCTCGAGATGACCCGCTCCAACGTCGACTCCATCGCAGCGGGTCTCACGGACGACTGA